In the genome of Bacillus thuringiensis, the window GTACGCAAAACTAATTGCTAAACCTTTTCAATATATGAGCGATGCTTTAAAAGATATTATGAATCTTGATTTCTCAGATAAAAAGCTCCTTAACAAAAATTCAGATCAAACAGATTTTAATTTGTCAGTAGCCGCTTCACAAGTACCAAATATTGTGAAGAATTTACATGAAAGCAATCAAGATTTAAGAAATGAGCTCAAGAAGGAACAACAATTAGAACAATCTCGTAAAGAATTTATGTCTATGGTATCCCATGAATTAAAAACACCAATCGCAGCCGTTATGGGACAACTAGATGGCATGATTCACGGAATTGGAGCTTATAAAGATAGAGATAAGTATTTGAAACGTTCCTACGAGATGATGCAAGACATTAACATATTAACGGAAAAAATGTCGGAATTATCCAAAATACAAAACCCTCAATTTAAACCGAATTTAGAAGTCATTTCTTTATCTAATATTATTGAGGATGTTATGAAGAAAGTAGATTACTTTGTATCTGTAAAACAATTAAATGTACAATCTAATATTAAACACGACGTACAAATTTTAGCTGATCCTAAATTTATTCAAACTGCTATCTTTAACATTATTTCAAATGCAATTCATTATACAATTGACCATCAGCACGTATATATAAAGCTTTATGAAAAACCAAACGGTTACGCATTAGAAGTATTAAATACAGGTTCACAAATTGATGAAGATAAACTTGCTCATTTATTTGAGCCTTTCTATCGCGCAAACCCTGATAAACACGGTTTAGTACAAGGTAGTGGTCTTGGATTATATATCGTGAAACAAATATTAGATAAACATCAGTTTCCTTACGGGATACAAAACACAGCTCAAGGTGTAAAATGCTCTATTGTATTCCCAAAAGCAATGTAACATTCGCTATAATTACATACCCCAAACTCATACTTCATGTGTGAGTGGCGGAATTTTGTAGAGTGTCTTACTCTGTTTCGTTCGCCCGTTATCCTTATTTGGATAGCGGGCGTTTTTTATTACTTAAAAGGAGGATTTTTCATGGATAAGTTTAAATATTCATTGCTCGTTTTATTCGGTGCTTGCAGCTACGGCATACTTTCAACTATTTTCAAACTCGGATTCCTAAGTGGATTTTCAGCACATCAACTACTAGGAGGACAATATGTCTTCGGATGGATTGGACTATTTCTACTCGTTCTTTTCTTTTCACGTCATAAAGTAACAAAAAAACAATTCTTTTCATTACTAACCGTCGGAACAACAATGAGTATGACTGGGATTTTCTACGCTATTTCTGTAGAAGAACTACCCGCATCTATCGCTGTCGTCCTACTCTTTCAGTTCACTTGGATTGGTGTCATTATCGAAGCAATTGCAAATCGAACATTTCCAAGCCGCGATAAGATCATATCTATCCTTATTTTATTTGCTGGTACATTGTTTGCAGGTGGTGTATTTGAAGGCCTCGGACAAAGTTTTTCTACGAAAGGGATTACCTTTGGACTATTAGCTGCTGTCTCTTTTTCATTCTATGTTTTTGCAAGCGGACGCGTTGCTACAGATGTTCCCCCTTATACGAAAAGCTTTCTTATGACAACAAGTGCGACTCTTATCGTATGCCTATTCTTCCCGCCGACCTTTTTAACAGATGGTGCCCTGCAAGCCGGTTTATGGAAATATGCTTTCTTCCTCGGATTATTCGGCGTTGTTGTACCTGTCATTTGTTTTTCAATCGGTGTACCAAAGGTTGGAACAGGACTCGGTACAATATTAGGTGCAGCTGAATTACCAACTGCTATTATCGCTTCTATTACACTTGTACATGAAGTCGTAACATTCATGCAGTGGATTGGGATTGTTTTTATATTGATTGGGATTTTCACTCCTCAGCTGCTTACAGCTAGAAAAGAAAGGAAACATAATCGCGTGCATAGCGCTTGAAAAAAATGCAGAATTTATCTGGAGGTATAAATGACTATTTTAAGCATCATATTTTTTGCTATTATGTGCATCTTCTTCCTAATAAGATATATGAAAGAAAAGAAATTTTACGATTTACTTCTCATTCCCGTTTGTATATATGCAGGAGCAGTGAAAACTCCTTTCGTAGAGTACTTAAACTTTAATACTACATTTAAAATAACGTATGATATTGCAGCTATTATTCTTGTAATCCTTGCTGTACTTTTCTTTTTGAAAGATAAGAAAGAGAATCATACTGCATAACAAAAGACCTTTCATTTACTTGAAAGGTCTTTTGTTATCTCTCATTTTACCGCTCCATATAACTTCTCTATCTCATGCTCAATTTGTTTTACATCAATTCGTTCAAATAATGGCTGTACGCTATCAATTCTATTCGGCAACGTATTTTGAGGTTCCCAATTTCGTTTAACAATCGACAATGTATTTCGAACTCTTTCACTTGAAAATGGTAAAAATGGTTCAAGGAGATTTGCAAAATTAGCAATAAGATAAACACAGTTATAAATCGTTTCTTCACATGAAACTGGATCATCTTCTCTTTGTTTCCACGGCTGCTTTTCATCAAAATATTTATTTGCAAAACGTACTGCATCAAATATTGTCTCTAACGCCACCTTAAATTTAGTTTGCTCAATCGCCTCTCCTACATTTTTATATAATCCTTCTACTTTATCTTTCAGCTCTATATTAATAGTCACCTTTGGTACAGTGCCATCATAATATTTTTCAATAAACTTTAATGTGCGGTTCACGAAGTTTCCATATGCTCCTAACAATTCACTATTATGACTGTAAATAAATTCACGCCATGAAAAATCAGTGTCACGATTTTCTGGTGCATTTACTGTTAAAAAGTAACGGATAGAATCTGGATTGTAACGTTCTAATATGTCAGGTACCCATACTGCCCAATTTTTACTTGTAGATAACTTTCTTTTCTCTACTGTTAAATACTCATTCGAAACGATATGACGCGGGATTGCTTCCTCTCCTATTCCAAGTAAAACCGCTGGCCAAATGATGGAGTGAAATGGAATATTATCCTTGCCGTGTACATAATATGTTTGCGCATCACTATTCCAAAACTCATGATCATCTTTTCCTGTTTCTTCAGCCCAATGTTTACTCGCTGAATAATATCCTGCCACTGCTTCTATCCATACGTAAATTTTCTTATCTTCATACCCTTTCACTGGAGTTGGTACCCCGATTGGTAAATCTCTTGATACAGCCCTATCTTGTAACCCTTCCTTTACATATCTTTCCGTTAATTGAATTGCATTATCACGCCATGTTCCTTTTTCTTTTGCGATTTCTACAGCTTGTTTAATTTGCTCCTGAAATGTATGCAATGCAAAATAGAAATGCTCTGTTTCCTCTACAGATGGCGTACTACCACATAACTTACATTTCTTTTCTAACAAATCAAGAGGATCTAAAATAGCAGAACAAGCATCGCATTGATCTCCTCTTGCTGCTTCATGGCAATGTGGACATATTCCTTCTACATAACGATCCGGTAAAAACTGCGTACACGTTTCACAATACGCTTGTTCCACTGTTTTTTTATAAATATAGCCCTCTTCTAATAAACGTAAAAAAACTTTTTGAACAGTTTCATGATGATGCTCGCTATCGGTACGTGTATAGCAATCATACGTAAAACCGAGATCACGAAAACATCGCTGAAATTCTTCATGATACTTATTAGCAATTTCTTTCGCTGTCACACCTTCTTGTTTTGCTCTAATTGCAATAGGTGTTCCATTGCAGTCACTCCCTGAAACATACAGCACATTCTCACCTTTTGCCCTGTAATAACGCGCTAAAATATCTCCAGGTAATAAACTCGCAATATGGCCAAGGTGTAACGAACCATTTGCATACGGCCAAGCGCCTCCAATAAAAATACTCATCTTACATTCCTCCTTTAAAATATAAAAAGCCCCACCCCTATCTTAAAAAAGATAAGGGCGGGGCTGTATAAACAGTCGCGGTACCACCTTATTTCGCCAATTACTCACATAATTAGCCTTAACAAGTACGGAGCTCTATGCTCTTATACTGTGGTTTTGATAACGAGTACCAACTCTCGTCGCCGCCTACTATTATCATTTGATAAGTTCAGGACGAAGCTCAAAGGCCATTGTTCAAATGAATATTCTTGCTTCTTTTCAGCTACCGAAGCTCTCTGGAAAGAATATTTTCATTCTACTTTTCCTTTTCAACGCTTTTACGTATAACACGTATTTTACGACTAACTAACAGAAAAATCAAACTTTAAATCAAAAAAAACAGGAAATCCCATCCTCCCGCCGAATACCTATACGTTCACAAAAGGAGTGATAACATTGAACCAAAAACAACTAAGCACTATAAATGAAAAAAGCTGGAATACAGCTGCTTATGAAGCTTGGACGAATCGCCATGGGGCACCGGAGGATTATGCGAAAAAAATCATGGAAGATCCCACACGCGAAGTAGCACATTATTTACCTTACATACAATCTCCAAAAGGAAAATGTATTATTAATTTACTCGGCTCAAAAGGAAATAAAGCTGTTGCTCTCGCCATTTTAGGCTCTGACGTAACAGTTGTTGATATTTCAGCGAGTAATGCAAAATATGCAAATGAACTTGCAGATGCCGCAGGCGTTTCTATTCATTACATCGTTTCTGATGTACTAAATGTAAATCTCTCAAAATCATTTGATATCGTATTGCTGGAGCTTGGTGTACTTCATTACTTTCTAGATTTAAAACCACTTTTCACAAAAATCTCTCAACTACTAAAGCCTGGTGGTATACTTATCCTTCGCGATTACCATCCAATATACACAAAGCTATTAGGAGTAGATCACCCATCATTTCGAGCAAGCGGAAATTATTTCGATGAAGAATTGATTGAAGATGATGTTGCTTACAGTATTCTTCTTACAGAAGCGCAGAAAGAGTCTTTACCGAAAACAACCATCCGTCGCTGGACGTTAGGAGAAATTATTACAACGCTCGCGGAAGAACATTTTAAAATTGAAAAACTAGTTGAAGAACATGGATCTCATCAAAGATGGGTCTTCCCTTCTACTGCACCAGAAGGAATCGAAGAACGTATCCCTGGTCTATATACAATAATTGCGACAGCATGCAAAAAAGGATCCCTTCACGGATAGGATCCTTTTTGCATGCTCACGCATATAAGTTGAGGTTGGAGATTACCATAATTCTGTAGAATAGGACACAAGATATTTCAACATTTCGTCTCTGACTTACGTCGTCAAAAAGGGGTATGACCAACATAACGAAGAGTAATGTTTTAGTTGATATTGATAATCGTTATCAACTAATTAGAAGTATACATGATGTTATTTCAAATTTCAATAGCATTTCTAATATTTATTTATGAATTTTATGATATGCAAATGTATACATTTTAAGAACTTTTTCTAATACCAATCTGACCCCTTCCATTATCTGCTATAATTTTCATTGAACAGATTAATAACTTCATAATAATGTTTTTATTAATTTTGTTTTTAATATCTATAAATCATAATAAATAGTTTAAATGAGGGTAGGGGTAACGATGAAATATGTTAGTATTCGAAAAAAACTACTGTTCACACTCTTAAGCATTTCTTCTTTATTTAGCATTGCTCTTATTGTTATTCTTTCATTCGCCATGAATCAAGCAAGTGAAATCGAAACGTTAAAAAATGATGTATCGAAAAGAGCGACGATTTTAAAAGAACGTGGCGATTGGTTCCAAGCACAAGTTGCT includes:
- a CDS encoding sensor histidine kinase; the protein is MATKSNRSKDNITKNIFIKTLLFCILLSLCLYQIIYFLASNYDKERFAKENGTPTTEQADSDKQNDQSKTNQDKAVSEGNISNFQSSIVDYKSLSTAINHLLQPSQTAKAKEHTQNLSGKNSTSNQLTEAEKKAANNDALHTQNAASKTNDTNDNPKLADALQQLAPQVGATMLALSLLGSLMYAKLIAKPFQYMSDALKDIMNLDFSDKKLLNKNSDQTDFNLSVAASQVPNIVKNLHESNQDLRNELKKEQQLEQSRKEFMSMVSHELKTPIAAVMGQLDGMIHGIGAYKDRDKYLKRSYEMMQDINILTEKMSELSKIQNPQFKPNLEVISLSNIIEDVMKKVDYFVSVKQLNVQSNIKHDVQILADPKFIQTAIFNIISNAIHYTIDHQHVYIKLYEKPNGYALEVLNTGSQIDEDKLAHLFEPFYRANPDKHGLVQGSGLGLYIVKQILDKHQFPYGIQNTAQGVKCSIVFPKAM
- a CDS encoding EamA family transporter, with the protein product MDKFKYSLLVLFGACSYGILSTIFKLGFLSGFSAHQLLGGQYVFGWIGLFLLVLFFSRHKVTKKQFFSLLTVGTTMSMTGIFYAISVEELPASIAVVLLFQFTWIGVIIEAIANRTFPSRDKIISILILFAGTLFAGGVFEGLGQSFSTKGITFGLLAAVSFSFYVFASGRVATDVPPYTKSFLMTTSATLIVCLFFPPTFLTDGALQAGLWKYAFFLGLFGVVVPVICFSIGVPKVGTGLGTILGAAELPTAIIASITLVHEVVTFMQWIGIVFILIGIFTPQLLTARKERKHNRVHSA
- the metG gene encoding methionine--tRNA ligase yields the protein MSIFIGGAWPYANGSLHLGHIASLLPGDILARYYRAKGENVLYVSGSDCNGTPIAIRAKQEGVTAKEIANKYHEEFQRCFRDLGFTYDCYTRTDSEHHHETVQKVFLRLLEEGYIYKKTVEQAYCETCTQFLPDRYVEGICPHCHEAARGDQCDACSAILDPLDLLEKKCKLCGSTPSVEETEHFYFALHTFQEQIKQAVEIAKEKGTWRDNAIQLTERYVKEGLQDRAVSRDLPIGVPTPVKGYEDKKIYVWIEAVAGYYSASKHWAEETGKDDHEFWNSDAQTYYVHGKDNIPFHSIIWPAVLLGIGEEAIPRHIVSNEYLTVEKRKLSTSKNWAVWVPDILERYNPDSIRYFLTVNAPENRDTDFSWREFIYSHNSELLGAYGNFVNRTLKFIEKYYDGTVPKVTINIELKDKVEGLYKNVGEAIEQTKFKVALETIFDAVRFANKYFDEKQPWKQREDDPVSCEETIYNCVYLIANFANLLEPFLPFSSERVRNTLSIVKRNWEPQNTLPNRIDSVQPLFERIDVKQIEHEIEKLYGAVK
- a CDS encoding class I SAM-dependent methyltransferase produces the protein MNQKQLSTINEKSWNTAAYEAWTNRHGAPEDYAKKIMEDPTREVAHYLPYIQSPKGKCIINLLGSKGNKAVALAILGSDVTVVDISASNAKYANELADAAGVSIHYIVSDVLNVNLSKSFDIVLLELGVLHYFLDLKPLFTKISQLLKPGGILILRDYHPIYTKLLGVDHPSFRASGNYFDEELIEDDVAYSILLTEAQKESLPKTTIRRWTLGEIITTLAEEHFKIEKLVEEHGSHQRWVFPSTAPEGIEERIPGLYTIIATACKKGSLHG